CATCAATGTCCTCTGCTTTCACTTTCATCACAAACGTGCCCACGGGTTGGTTTTCCAGGATGTTGGCATTGTACTCACTCTGCGTAAAAGTCGGGGGATTATCATTGATGTCATTGATCATAATTGTTAGAACTTTAACACTGGAGAGTGAGGGGGAGCCGGCATCAGTGGCAGTGACTGTGATGTTATACTTCGGTTGAAGTTCTCTGTCCAGTATTCCGTCAGTCACTAACATGTAGTAGTTTTTTACCTCGGATACAAACTTAAATGGGACACCGTCTTGGATTCTACATGTGACATGCCCACTGCTGCCGGTGTCCAGGTCATAGATGTTAATCAGAGCAACCATAGTTCCTGGTTTAGAGTTTTCAGCCACATTAGCTGAGGCTGATTTGATTTCTATAATCGGTTTGTTGTCATTTACATCAATGACATCAATGACAAGTTTACAGTGAGACGCTTGACCACCCCCATCTTTGGCCTGAACATCCAGCTCATGCGTACTGGCATCTTCATAGTCAATGGCACCCGACAGCCGAACTTCTCCACTCACAGGATCAATTTCAATAACCCCTCCTATCTTGTCTGACAAGTGAGTAAAGAGTAGGTTATCTCTCCGTAAACACCTTCATCCAAGTCCGTTGCATTCAACTTCGCTATGAGAGTCCCTATGGCACAGTTTTCTGGGACAGACGCTTTGTAAACTCGTTGGCTAAAAACTGGGACATTATCATTGGCGTCCAAAACACGGATATGGATAGAAGCAGTTCCTGATCTGACTGGATTGCCCCCGTCAATTCCATTGATTTTCAGTACATGTTCAACCTGTGCCTCTCGGTCCAAGGCCTTCTTAAGAACTAGTTCAGGATAAGCATTGCCATTTATTTGGGTACTAATTTCTAATGCAAAATGATCATTCAGACTCAGTTTATATTCACGGACTGAGTTTGTTCCCAAATCGGGGTCATGCGCGCTCTCCAATGGAAAGCGCCTCCCCAGGACTGTGGATTCGACTAGTTGGAGTTGTATCTCCCCTTCAGCAAAAACTGGGCTGTTGTCATTTATGTCAGCAATATCCAAAACTAAGCTGTATGCTTGCAGAGGATTTTCAAGTAGGAGCTGGTACTGTAGGATACAGACACTGGTTTGCGCGCAGAGCTCCTCTCGGTCTATCCGTTGGGTGATCAAAAGATTGCCTGACGCAGTGTCCAGTTCACACAGCTGGCTGGTTCCTTCTGCAACAACACGGGCTCGACGAGCATCAAGCTCCGTCACTTTCAGTCCCAGATCCCGCGCAACGTTCCCGATAACCGACCCCTGCTGCATCTCTTCTGGAAGGATGTAACGGACTTCTCCAAACGAGATACCAAAAAGGAGGCAAAGCAATAGAAATTGCAGCCACCATTTTAAGTTTACTGGCTTGTCCATTATTAAAGATGCTTTCACAAAAAGCTGTACAGTCGCcattaaaactaaatcaaaagCATACACATCCAAGTAGCGAAATAAAAATGCTGCTGTAATCCAACGGTTCCCTGCTTCTCTAGCTGCGTTAATCATGCTCTATTAGGAATGCTGTCTGCATggattcctctctctctgtcctagTTTTaccactgctctctctctctcgctccctctctgcctctctctctctctcacagaaaaaaagtctcactcttcttctctccatctctccctcatACACCCACACATccacatacatgcatacacagCCCTGGGCTCTAACTCAATACTCCAGTTCCACTGACACAGATAAGGTGAGACACGCCATAGCGTCCATGAGTCAGGCATTATAAAAGAGCGTCACCAAGAGACTAAAATTGTTATTGCAAGAGTGGATAGTATGATAtaagacagaaagaaaatgtgcttaTATTTCTTAACAATATCTTGTCAAAAATCCATTTGTGGAAACGTATTACACAAGATGAACATTTATCTCTGAGTCAACACGATGGAAAagtgaaaatatacatttgaaataaattgcatctttgtaaatgtaacaatTATAGTTTTCATTGATAGTAtgtgttgattgattgatcattATATAATGTTGATCACtaaatgcagtgttttgatcCCTGTGATGCAAAACATTGCATTTAGTGCTGTGTGTGCTCATAACACAAACACTCCCAAAGGTCACCATACTAAAAAGGTACTTTGGAAACTTTCAAGTTCCTGAGATCTGCAATCTCATCAGAGCTAGCAGATTAAGGATAGTAAAccaaatgtataataaaaaaggaggCAGCAAGAAGTCACTGCATGTGCAACTGAGTCAAAACAAAAGAGTAGCAGGCCCAAACACAGCTAAGTCTGCAGAAAAACCAATAGCCCTCAAATGACCATTGAACCAGTAAAATTGCAGAATTGGAAGCATTTACCACCAATAAGTTGGTTTCATCAATTTGTGCTTAAAGTCTATTGAACACCATTGCATCATTTATGAGACAAGTTCTTCTATCCTGCTTGATGATTAAAACAATTACTGAGGAAATTAAACTATTGATGACTGAAAATTGTAATGAGATACCATTTAAATTGATGAATAGTTAAAGTCAATTCATGAAAAGTGCCATGTCCCTTAAAATAACAAAGCTGATATCTTTATAAAGTGAATAAGAAACACAATGATTATTTCAAGTTGTATGTATAGGAATATTGAGTGATCTCGACTTTCCTTTCAGGTAGGTAACAAAAAGTCCCAACTCAAGGGATtgaaaatacttattttaaaaatacaccaAAGAACAGTACAGTACCAAGGACAGAGATGAGCTGAAGCTGTCAAGTATATTtcactggtaaaaaaaaaattgtgcagacaactgtgtgtgtgtgtgtatctgaacAGCTTGATCACCAGGTGCAAATATAGACGTCAACGTTAAGTGACAACAATTCCTACCTCAGGAGAAGAATCACAATCTCCGAACACTTGAACAAAGTCTGAAGGGCTTTTCTTCAGAGTCTGGTCAGCAGGCAGTGTGTTGTCATTGTAAGAAGACACAAACTTAAAGTCACTGGTTCTAGAACCTGTTGTCAGGTAGGCGTCATAATTGTAAGCGCTGCGTAAAGTTCCTGTGCCGTCAACATCTGCATAATTAGGAGGGAGATAAGCGCTGGGGATGGTGACTGCTCCATCAAACAACAGTCTGGGCTTTCTCCTGCGACAAAACCTCACACccaggatgatgatgatgaaggtgaggaaaAAGGTGGACACGGACACCAGTGCGATGATCAGATAAGAGGTCAGTTTGGAGTTCTTCTCATCGTAAGAAATATCCTTCAGTTCTGGCACCTCAGCCAAGTTATCAGAGATAAGTAAATACATGGAGcaggtggcagagagagagggctgtcCGTTATCTTTCACTGCCACAATAAGGTTCTGTTTCATGCTGTCAGACTCAGAAATGTCCCGCTGTGTCCTGATCTCTCCACTGTGGACACCAATAGTGAAAAGTCCCGGATCAGTGGATTTGACTATATGATAGGACAGCCAGGCGTTCTGTCCGGAGTCCGCATCCACCGCTATCACTTTGGACACCAGAGAGCCTCCATGTGCAGCTTTGGGGACCAGCTCGGTCATGAAGGAGTTGCCCTCCGGGGCGGGGTACAGTATCTGGGGagagttgtcattcacatccGATATGAACACACTGACGGTCACGTTGCTGCTGAGTGGAGGAGAACCGTTATCTCTGGCCATCACGTGCACTTTAAAACTCCTGAACTGTTCATAATCAAACGACCTCACAGCATGGACCACCCCCGTGTCTCCGTTAACAGACAGATAGGAGGACACCGGGGCACCATTCACCTCACCGGGTAACAGAGAATAAATCACGGTACCGTTTTGTCTCCAGTCGGGGTCTCGAGCAGTAACGGAACATAAAGTGGAGCcaggtttgttgttttcagtcaCATATGCGCTGTAGGactgctcctcaaacacagGTGGGTTGTCGTTGATGTCTGCTACAGATAACTGAACAGTTttagaggaggacagagggggagagcCCTCGTCAGTGGCAGTGATTGTAATGTTGTAATCAGACATTAGTTCACGATCCAGGTGTCCTGTGGTCACCAGAGAATAATAGTTTTTAATAGAAGGAACCAACTTGAAAGGGAGGTTTTGCTGAATGGAGCAGCGGACTTGTCTGTTATTCTCAGAGTCTCTATCCTGCACGTTAATGATGCCCACTTCTGAACCAGGTGACACGTTTTCAGGTATGTGGTTATTCAGGGATTTTAAACTGATTGCAGGGGCATTATCATTAACATCAATGATAGAAATGATAACCTTAGCATAAGAGGACAGCCCTAGCCCATCTTTTGCTTTAACTCgtatttcaaatgttgtggTAGTTTCATAATCAACAGGACCAATAATTCGTATCTCACCGACTTTTCGGTCAATACTAAATATCTTCTTGACATCTTCAGTAACATGTCCAAATTCATACGTCACATCTCCGTTTAATCCCTCGTCTGCATCAGTAGCACTCACTGTGACCACTACAGTGTCTACAGGAGAGTTTTCAGGCAGACTGACTTTATAGACGGCCTGGCTAAACACTGGGGCGTTATCATTAGCATCCAGCACAGTGACGTGTATGACCACAGTACCTGATCTCTGAGGAGAGCCTCCATCTAAAGCTGTGAGGATCAAATTGAtctcttgttgtttttcacGATCCAGCTCCTTTTCAAGAACAAGCTCTATTGTGTTTCCATCAACAGCTAAAATGAAATTATCATTCTGTTTTAGGCTGTACTGCTGAACTGAATTCTGCCCTACATCTGCATCGTGCGCCTCCTCTAGCACAACGCGAGCTCCCCTTACCGCCGACTCCCGAATTTCAATGTTTATAAATTCTTCCTTAAACTGCGGCGAGTTATCATTAATATCTTGAATATGAAGACTTATCCGATGGAGCTCGAGAGGGTTCTCCAGCACCAGCTCGTATTTCAGGATGCACGAAGCCTTTTCTCCACAAAGCCCCTCTCGGTCAATCCTGTCCGCAACAATCAACTCCCCGTTGTTCAGATTTATTTCACAGTAACGTTTATCAGTCCCATCGCTGTCAATGCGGGCTCTTCTGATAGAGAGTGCGCTCCTGTCTAGCCCGAGATCCTTGGCCATATTTCCAATAACTGATCCTCGTTTCATCTCCTCTGGAAAAGAATAGCTTATGTCGCCATGCGTGCcatgcaggaaaaaaaggagtACAAGGAAACTGCACGTTTGAAACAAGATTACGTTGGAATCCATCATTAAGGATACGTTTCTAACAGATTGATGAAAGCAGTGAAAAAAGATAGCTTAACTACGTAACACAAGTGACTGCAATTCCAGGGTGACTGTCTATGTAGACTCCAGAGCGGAAGAATGACCGTCAACACCGAAGGAAAAGGAATTACAACTATTTAAAGCAGGCATATAGCGCCACCTTGAGTTACATTTTGACGAAAACACTGATTTAAAACAGGAATTATTGACCACATCCTGCGGTACTCTTCTGAAAACAAACTACTATAATGTACAATCAACATAAGAAACATAAGTTCACCATTAAGTTAACCAGGAAACTCAAAGTCAACAAGTGTCACATGTACATATTGTTGGTTTTAAATGTCTCCTCTTGCATACATTTACGTCTGATTTTTTAACTGTATGTTTTGTCACTGTAATGATTCAGTTTATCTTTGTTCATTCCATTCTTAAGACTTTTGATatgatttattgtttatattatcTGATATTATGCTATACagctaaacaaataaattacaaatatacaaaCGTATTTGTATTGACTTGTTAGTAATGCTCTGAattaggatgttttttttaaatgtttttctcctgCTTTTAAAAGTAGCAAAACTAAATCTTTACCGAAATTATATTGGTTAAGATAAGCACATCTGAAGTGTTGTAATCAGTTGTAATTCCGAGCTCCTGCATCCAGGATTAAAAGGGTGAatagctttttatattttaaaataaattatttattagtAACCATGAGACTCaacctttaaatatttaacaatttacatgttttataataagTTTGCAATCATCTCAAATCAGTCATTATGAGGCTGTGTGATATGCTTATATAGTTTATTTTGAATTTCCTAAATTCTGCTTGGTTTTTG
The DNA window shown above is from Eleginops maclovinus isolate JMC-PN-2008 ecotype Puerto Natales chromosome 23, JC_Emac_rtc_rv5, whole genome shotgun sequence and carries:
- the LOC134859890 gene encoding protocadherin gamma-A11-like isoform X25 produces the protein MMDSNVILFQTCSFLVLLFFLHGTHGDISYSFPEEMKRGSVIGNMAKDLGLDRSALSIRRARIDSDGTDKRYCEINLNNGELIVADRIDREGLCGEKASCILKYELVLENPLELHRISLHIQDINDNSPQFKEEFINIEIRESAVRGARVVLEEAHDADVGQNSVQQYSLKQNDNFILAVDGNTIELVLEKELDREKQQEINLILTALDGGSPQRSGTVVIHVTVLDANDNAPVFSQAVYKVSLPENSPVDTVVVTVSATDADEGLNGDVTYEFGHVTEDVKKIFSIDRKVGEIRIIGPVDYETTTTFEIRVKAKDGLGLSSYAKVIISIIDVNDNAPAISLKSLNNHIPENVSPGSEVGIINVQDRDSENNRQVRCSIQQNLPFKLVPSIKNYYSLVTTGHLDRELMSDYNITITATDEGSPPLSSSKTVQLSVADINDNPPVFEEQSYSAYVTENNKPGSTLCSVTARDPDWRQNGTVIYSLLPGEVNGAPVSSYLSVNGDTGVVHAVRSFDYEQFRSFKVHVMARDNGSPPLSSNVTVSVFISDVNDNSPQILYPAPEGNSFMTELVPKAAHGGSLVSKVIAVDADSGQNAWLSYHIVKSTDPGLFTIGVHSGEIRTQRDISESDSMKQNLIVAVKDNGQPSLSATCSMYLLISDNLAEVPELKDISYDEKNSKLTSYLIIALVSVSTFFLTFIIIILGVRFCRRRKPRLLFDGAVTIPSAYLPPNYADVDGTGTLRSAYNYDAYLTTGSRTSDFKFVSSYNDNTLPADQTLKKSPSDFVQVFGDCDSSPEQKPPNNDWRFTQGQRPGPSGPHMPYGTHIRWTPKEGTSATGGPEVAMGTGPWPQPPTEAEQLQALMAAANEVSEATATLGPGTMGLSTRYSPQFTLQHVPDYRQNVYIPGSTATLTSNPQQQQATAQQAAQQALPPAQMTAQMTAQMTAQMTSQPEPPKAAQTPASKKKSTKKEKK
- the LOC134859890 gene encoding protocadherin gamma-A11-like isoform X27, whose protein sequence is MMDSNVILFQTCSFLVLLFFLHGTHGDISYSFPEEMKRGSVIGNMAKDLGLDRSALSIRRARIDSDGTDKRYCEINLNNGELIVADRIDREGLCGEKASCILKYELVLENPLELHRISLHIQDINDNSPQFKEEFINIEIRESAVRGARVVLEEAHDADVGQNSVQQYSLKQNDNFILAVDGNTIELVLEKELDREKQQEINLILTALDGGSPQRSGTVVIHVTVLDANDNAPVFSQAVYKVSLPENSPVDTVVVTVSATDADEGLNGDVTYEFGHVTEDVKKIFSIDRKVGEIRIIGPVDYETTTTFEIRVKAKDGLGLSSYAKVIISIIDVNDNAPAISLKSLNNHIPENVSPGSEVGIINVQDRDSENNRQVRCSIQQNLPFKLVPSIKNYYSLVTTGHLDRELMSDYNITITATDEGSPPLSSSKTVQLSVADINDNPPVFEEQSYSAYVTENNKPGSTLCSVTARDPDWRQNGTVIYSLLPGEVNGAPVSSYLSVNGDTGVVHAVRSFDYEQFRSFKVHVMARDNGSPPLSSNVTVSVFISDVNDNSPQILYPAPEGNSFMTELVPKAAHGGSLVSKVIAVDADSGQNAWLSYHIVKSTDPGLFTIGVHSGEIRTQRDISESDSMKQNLIVAVKDNGQPSLSATCSMYLLISDNLAEVPELKDISYDEKNSKLTSYLIIALVSVSTFFLTFIIIILGVRFCRRRKPRLLFDGAVTIPSAYLPPNYADVDGTGTLRSAYNYDAYLTTGSRTSDFKFVSSYNDNTLPADQTLKKSPSDFVQVFGDCDSSPEQKPPNNDWRFTQGQRPGPSGPHMPYGTHIRWTPKEGTSATGGPEVAMGTGPWPQPPTEAEQLQALMAAANVSEATATLGPGTMGLSTRYSPQFTLQHVPDYRQNVYIPGSTATLTSNPQQQQATAQQAAQQALPPAQMTAQMTAQMTAQMTSQPEPPKAAQTPASKKKSTKKEKK
- the LOC134859890 gene encoding protocadherin gamma-A11-like isoform X34; protein product: MMDSNVILFQTCSFLVLLFFLHGTHGDISYSFPEEMKRGSVIGNMAKDLGLDRSALSIRRARIDSDGTDKRYCEINLNNGELIVADRIDREGLCGEKASCILKYELVLENPLELHRISLHIQDINDNSPQFKEEFINIEIRESAVRGARVVLEEAHDADVGQNSVQQYSLKQNDNFILAVDGNTIELVLEKELDREKQQEINLILTALDGGSPQRSGTVVIHVTVLDANDNAPVFSQAVYKVSLPENSPVDTVVVTVSATDADEGLNGDVTYEFGHVTEDVKKIFSIDRKVGEIRIIGPVDYETTTTFEIRVKAKDGLGLSSYAKVIISIIDVNDNAPAISLKSLNNHIPENVSPGSEVGIINVQDRDSENNRQVRCSIQQNLPFKLVPSIKNYYSLVTTGHLDRELMSDYNITITATDEGSPPLSSSKTVQLSVADINDNPPVFEEQSYSAYVTENNKPGSTLCSVTARDPDWRQNGTVIYSLLPGEVNGAPVSSYLSVNGDTGVVHAVRSFDYEQFRSFKVHVMARDNGSPPLSSNVTVSVFISDVNDNSPQILYPAPEGNSFMTELVPKAAHGGSLVSKVIAVDADSGQNAWLSYHIVKSTDPGLFTIGVHSGEIRTQRDISESDSMKQNLIVAVKDNGQPSLSATCSMYLLISDNLAEVPELKDISYDEKNSKLTSYLIIALVSVSTFFLTFIIIILGVRFCRRRKPRLLFDGAVTIPSAYLPPNYADVDGTGTLRSAYNYDAYLTTGSRTSDFKFVSSYNDNTLPADQTLKKSPSDFVQVFGDCDSSPEQKPPNNDWRFTQGQRPGPSGATGGPEVAMGTGPWPQPPTEAEQLQALMAAANEVSEATATLGPGTMGLSTRYSPQFTLQHVPDYRQNVYIPGSTATLTSNPQQQQATAQQAAQQALPPAQMTAQMTAQMTAQMTSQPEPPKAAQTPASKKKSTKKEKK